In one Pseudomonadales bacterium genomic region, the following are encoded:
- a CDS encoding cytochrome c, translating into MSALTTFIKSLVITAVIALVGGGLFLYSGLYPMGADVPHNRLTYWLLETLRESSVARAASDIKVPGDLNAPERLLAGGADYDDMCAGCHLKPGRTESDFTLGLYPAPPNLTLTGDEHGHDHAGNTDNDDEAIKRQFWIIKHGIKASGMPAWGPGHDDERIWNMVAFLKRLPELSPDQYQILTARGQDSEGHGH; encoded by the coding sequence ATGTCGGCGCTCACCACCTTTATCAAGAGTCTGGTCATTACCGCTGTCATCGCGCTGGTGGGTGGTGGGCTGTTTCTCTATTCAGGTCTCTACCCCATGGGAGCCGATGTACCACACAATCGGCTGACCTACTGGCTGCTGGAAACCTTGCGTGAAAGTTCAGTTGCACGTGCTGCCAGTGACATTAAGGTTCCTGGCGACCTAAACGCACCGGAGCGGTTACTGGCGGGTGGTGCCGACTACGATGATATGTGTGCAGGGTGCCATCTGAAGCCGGGCAGGACCGAAAGTGATTTCACCCTGGGGCTGTACCCCGCACCACCCAATTTAACCCTAACGGGTGATGAACATGGACACGACCATGCGGGTAACACCGATAATGACGACGAAGCCATTAAGCGACAATTCTGGATTATTAAACACGGCATCAAGGCCTCGGGCATGCCCGCCTGGGGACCGGGGCATGACGATGAACGTATCTGGAACATGGTGGCGTTCCTGAAGCGGTTGCCGGAACTGTCTCCCGACCAATACCAGATACTCACCGCACGTGGGCAAGACTCGGAAGGGCATGGTCACTGA
- a CDS encoding ATPase, which yields MQIETLKDVLHWTREFHQHLSQCLSHCADKNTDERARMILAYLSNHEKALTRVVSGFETSGDEHALNTWCMEYVNKHPIVRHAHCDAPFADLDAIQIMEAIMDQHQQVIELYRYLASRADIPSAKELMGSLRSLEEHEMMRMAQSANRFGDM from the coding sequence ATGCAAATTGAAACCTTAAAAGATGTACTGCACTGGACCCGGGAATTTCACCAACATCTTAGTCAGTGCTTATCCCATTGCGCAGACAAAAATACGGATGAACGAGCCCGAATGATTCTTGCTTACCTGTCCAATCACGAAAAGGCACTGACCCGGGTGGTCAGCGGTTTTGAAACGTCTGGCGACGAGCATGCGCTGAACACCTGGTGTATGGAATATGTCAACAAGCATCCGATCGTCCGACATGCACACTGTGACGCGCCCTTTGCCGATCTGGATGCCATACAAATCATGGAGGCGATTATGGATCAGCACCAGCAGGTGATTGAGCTGTATCGTTATCTCGCCTCAAGGGCGGATATCCCCTCTGCCAAGGAGTTGATGGGATCACTCCGGTCGCTGGAGGAGCACGAAATGATGCGTATGGCGCAGTCTGCCAACCGGTTCGGGGATATGTAG
- a CDS encoding APC family permease, producing MEEKDDRSTHYNEGSLTLSGTVMLGTGVMIGAGIFALTGQMAEMTGALFPLAFLAAAIIVGFSAYSYIKISNAYPSAGGIGMYLHKAYGDRLPTAFNALLMYFSMVIAQSFLARTFGSYTMQLFGGDPSGQMTPILGVSLILAAFIVNLLGNRLIQGVAGFIGLLKIGGILIFGLVGIWLADSLAVDFDHVSETGSASNFLGATALGILAFKGFTTITNSGSEVIDPHRNVGRAIVISIAACVVIYTLVGFAVASNLSLSEIIQTRDYSLAAAARPALGEYGVWFTVAIAMLATAGGILASIFAVSRMLAMLTEMKLVPHSHFGMPGSIQKHTLVYTVVLGLVLTAFFDLSRIAALGIIFYLVMDIAIHWGVLRYLLDDVKAKSWVPVTAIILDFLALSGFVWVKLNSDPFVLGVAVVTMMLIAIGEQLFLGSEKRKQAVSQSQAHERHH from the coding sequence ATGGAGGAAAAAGACGATCGTTCGACACATTACAACGAAGGTAGCCTCACTCTGTCAGGTACGGTGATGCTCGGGACTGGGGTGATGATCGGCGCAGGAATATTTGCGCTAACCGGGCAAATGGCAGAGATGACTGGTGCATTATTCCCATTGGCATTCCTCGCGGCCGCGATCATCGTTGGTTTCAGTGCTTACTCATACATCAAAATATCCAATGCCTACCCATCAGCAGGGGGGATCGGCATGTATCTGCATAAGGCCTATGGCGACCGGTTGCCCACTGCGTTTAATGCACTACTTATGTATTTTTCGATGGTCATCGCGCAGAGTTTTCTAGCGCGTACGTTCGGTTCTTACACCATGCAATTATTTGGCGGTGACCCTTCAGGACAAATGACTCCTATACTCGGCGTCTCCCTAATTCTGGCGGCGTTCATTGTGAACCTGTTGGGTAATCGGTTGATTCAAGGGGTTGCAGGGTTTATCGGCCTACTGAAAATTGGTGGAATTCTAATCTTTGGTCTCGTCGGCATCTGGTTAGCTGATAGCCTGGCAGTGGACTTTGACCATGTAAGCGAGACCGGTTCAGCCAGTAATTTCCTCGGCGCCACAGCGCTGGGGATTCTGGCATTCAAAGGCTTTACCACCATTACCAATAGTGGTTCCGAGGTGATCGATCCACACCGCAATGTTGGTCGCGCCATTGTTATTTCGATTGCTGCCTGTGTCGTTATCTATACATTGGTTGGTTTTGCGGTGGCCAGCAATCTCTCGCTTAGTGAGATTATTCAAACTCGAGATTATTCCCTGGCTGCGGCCGCTCGACCTGCACTCGGTGAGTACGGCGTGTGGTTCACCGTTGCGATTGCCATGCTGGCGACGGCGGGAGGGATTCTTGCCAGTATTTTTGCGGTCTCCAGAATGCTGGCGATGCTAACGGAAATGAAGTTGGTGCCCCATAGCCATTTCGGTATGCCGGGCAGCATTCAGAAGCATACATTGGTGTACACCGTGGTTCTTGGACTTGTGCTCACCGCGTTCTTTGATCTTTCCCGTATAGCAGCACTTGGCATCATATTCTATCTGGTGATGGATATCGCCATTCACTGGGGTGTTCTGCGCTACTTGTTGGACGATGTTAAAGCCAAAAGCTGGGTCCCCGTTACCGCGATTATATTAGATTTTCTTGCACTAAGCGGGTTCGTTTGGGTGAAGTTGAATTCAGATCCATTTGTGTTGGGTGTGGCCGTTGTCACAATGATGCTAATCGCTATCGGAGAGCAACTATTCCTTGGATCTGAAAAACGAAAGCAAGCTGTGTCCCAAAGTCAGGCTCATGAACGTCACCATTAA